In a single window of the Nocardioides massiliensis genome:
- a CDS encoding acyl-CoA dehydrogenase family protein yields MQESSRIFVEREILPHLAQWEDDGEVPRELHLAAAKQGLLGVGFAEEVGGSGGDGLDMLALQEAFFAAGASSGLMSTLFTHGIALPHIAASGNPDLIDRFVRPTLAGEKIGALGITEPDGGSDVAGIRTRAVREGEHYVVNGAKTFITSGVRSDFVTCAVRTGGEGHGGISLLVIEKGTPGFSVSQPLRKMGWQCSDTAELTFDDVRVPVENLVGEENTGFYQIAEQFVSERIGLAVHGYGIADRALALTVQYVKERETFGKPLNTRQVVRHRLVEMRQKVELARTYTREVARRHAAGENVIAEAVLAKNAAVEASSFVVDQAVQLHGGMGYMRESEVERHYRDQRIIGIGGGATEVLNDLAVRLLGYA; encoded by the coding sequence CTGCAGGAGTCGTCGCGCATCTTCGTCGAGCGGGAGATCCTCCCGCACCTGGCGCAGTGGGAGGACGACGGTGAGGTGCCGCGCGAGCTGCACCTGGCCGCAGCCAAGCAGGGTCTGCTCGGCGTCGGTTTCGCCGAGGAGGTCGGCGGTTCCGGTGGCGACGGGCTCGACATGCTCGCGCTGCAGGAGGCGTTCTTCGCGGCCGGCGCCAGCAGCGGCCTGATGTCGACGCTGTTCACCCACGGCATCGCGCTGCCGCATATCGCGGCCAGCGGCAACCCCGACCTGATCGACCGGTTCGTGCGCCCCACGCTGGCCGGCGAGAAGATCGGCGCGCTCGGCATCACCGAGCCCGACGGCGGCTCCGACGTCGCGGGCATCCGCACCCGCGCGGTCCGTGAGGGCGAGCACTACGTCGTCAACGGCGCGAAGACCTTCATCACCTCCGGGGTGCGCTCCGACTTCGTCACCTGCGCGGTGCGCACAGGCGGGGAGGGCCACGGCGGCATCTCACTGCTCGTGATCGAGAAGGGCACACCCGGCTTCAGCGTCAGCCAGCCGCTGCGCAAGATGGGCTGGCAGTGCTCCGACACCGCGGAGCTGACCTTCGACGACGTGCGGGTGCCGGTCGAGAACCTGGTCGGCGAGGAGAACACCGGCTTCTACCAGATCGCCGAGCAGTTCGTCAGCGAACGGATCGGGTTGGCCGTGCACGGCTACGGCATCGCCGACCGCGCGCTCGCGCTGACCGTGCAGTACGTCAAGGAGCGCGAGACCTTCGGCAAGCCGCTCAACACCCGCCAGGTGGTGCGCCACAGGTTGGTCGAGATGCGGCAGAAGGTCGAGCTCGCGCGGACCTACACCCGCGAGGTCGCCCGTCGCCATGCTGCCGGGGAGAACGTCATCGCCGAGGCCGTCCTCGCCAAGAACGCCGCCGTCGAGGCGAGCTCGTTCGTCGTCGACCAGGCCGTCCAGCTGCACGGCGGCATGGGCTACATGCGCGAGTCCGAGGTCGAGCGGCACTACCGCGACCAGCGGATCATCGGCATCGGCGGCGGCGCCACCGAGGTGCTCAACGACCTCGCCGTACGCCTGCTGGGATACGCCTGA
- a CDS encoding DUF3054 domain-containing protein: MHRLLVVVLDAVVVLVFAVLGRRSHEEGGGLTGIGDTAWPFLIGLLLAHLAIRGSATWRAGLLVWVCTLVVGMVLRQLSGDGTAFSFVLVATGFLGVGLVGWRLLARPLCGLATSDTDRRR; encoded by the coding sequence GTGCACCGTCTCCTCGTCGTGGTCCTCGATGCCGTGGTCGTGCTCGTCTTCGCCGTGCTCGGCCGGCGCTCGCACGAGGAGGGCGGTGGGCTGACGGGCATCGGCGACACCGCGTGGCCGTTCCTCATCGGACTGCTCCTGGCCCACCTCGCTATCCGCGGCTCCGCGACCTGGCGCGCCGGGCTGCTGGTGTGGGTGTGCACGCTGGTCGTCGGGATGGTGCTGCGCCAGCTGAGCGGCGACGGTACGGCGTTCAGCTTCGTGCTGGTCGCGACCGGGTTCCTCGGCGTCGGACTCGTGGGGTGGCGGTTGCTGGCCAGACCGCTCTGCGGACTTGCGACATCTGACACCGACAGGAGGCGCTGA
- a CDS encoding DUF488 domain-containing protein: protein MAPSDRPRQTRAIRGRLVTFGHGTADGDELAALLTTADVGYVVDVRRFPGSRRNPTVARDALEQTLPAAGVDYRWEQRLGGRRRVAAEEQEVDRWWRVEAFRAYAAHTRSDEFGEAMAELLVQVRKRPAATAVMCSESLWWRCHRRLISDVAVLVHDVGVDHLGHDGRLTPHRPADGARVTERGLVYDRDPD from the coding sequence GTGGCCCCCTCCGACCGACCCCGCCAGACCCGGGCGATCCGCGGACGGCTCGTGACGTTCGGTCATGGGACGGCCGACGGCGACGAGCTCGCCGCACTGCTCACCACCGCCGACGTCGGGTACGTCGTCGACGTACGCCGGTTCCCGGGCAGTCGGCGCAACCCGACGGTGGCGCGCGACGCGCTCGAGCAGACGCTGCCGGCGGCCGGCGTGGACTACCGCTGGGAGCAGCGGCTGGGGGGTCGGCGGCGCGTGGCAGCCGAGGAGCAGGAGGTCGACCGGTGGTGGCGGGTCGAGGCGTTCCGCGCGTACGCCGCCCACACCCGCTCAGACGAGTTCGGCGAGGCGATGGCCGAGCTGCTGGTGCAGGTGCGCAAGCGCCCGGCGGCGACCGCGGTGATGTGCAGCGAGTCGCTGTGGTGGCGCTGCCACCGACGGCTGATCAGCGACGTCGCCGTGCTGGTGCACGACGTGGGTGTCGACCACCTCGGGCACGACGGGAGGCTCACGCCGCACCGGCCCGCCGACGGCGCCCGGGTCACCGAGCGGGGGCTGGTCTACGACCGCGACCCGGACTGA
- a CDS encoding acyl-CoA dehydrogenase family protein has translation MSLFTESEERTELRKAVRAFAKSWGQDYFTGKARAGEKTTDLWLALGKNGYLGVNLPEEYGGGGGGLGDVAAVCEELAAQGCPMLLMVVSPAICGTVIARFGTEEQKQRWLPGIADGTETMAFAITEPDAGSNSHRITTTARRDGTDWILKGRKIYISGVDESTHVLVVARTEDHKTGNLKPCLFVVPTDAPGFEYQPIPMELVSPEQQFTVFIDDVRLPADALVGDEDAGIIQLFAGLNPERIMAASFATGVARLALEKATAYAKERSVFRDTPIGAHQAIAHPLAQAHIEIEMARLMTQKAAALLDAGDDMGAGEAANMAKYASAEAACNAVDRAVQTLGGNGVTQEYGVAALLVATRVMRIAPVSKEMILNFVAMHSLGLPKSY, from the coding sequence ATGAGCCTGTTCACCGAGTCCGAGGAGCGCACCGAGCTGCGCAAGGCGGTCCGCGCCTTCGCGAAGTCGTGGGGTCAGGACTACTTCACCGGCAAGGCGCGCGCCGGGGAGAAGACCACCGATCTGTGGCTCGCGCTCGGCAAGAACGGCTACCTCGGTGTGAACCTGCCCGAGGAGTACGGCGGCGGTGGGGGTGGCCTCGGCGACGTTGCCGCGGTCTGCGAGGAGCTGGCCGCGCAGGGATGCCCGATGCTGCTGATGGTCGTGTCGCCGGCGATCTGCGGCACCGTGATCGCCCGCTTCGGCACCGAGGAGCAGAAGCAGCGCTGGCTGCCCGGCATCGCCGACGGCACCGAGACGATGGCGTTCGCCATCACCGAGCCCGACGCCGGGTCCAACTCCCACCGGATCACCACCACCGCGCGCCGCGACGGCACCGACTGGATCCTCAAGGGCCGCAAGATCTACATCTCCGGCGTCGACGAGTCCACGCACGTGCTGGTCGTCGCGCGCACCGAGGACCACAAGACCGGCAACCTCAAACCCTGCCTGTTCGTCGTCCCCACCGACGCGCCGGGCTTCGAGTACCAGCCGATCCCCATGGAGCTGGTCAGCCCCGAGCAGCAGTTCACCGTCTTCATCGACGACGTGCGGCTGCCCGCCGACGCGCTCGTCGGTGACGAGGACGCCGGCATCATCCAGCTCTTCGCCGGTCTGAACCCCGAGCGGATCATGGCCGCCTCCTTCGCCACCGGCGTCGCGCGGCTCGCGCTGGAGAAGGCCACGGCCTACGCCAAGGAGCGCAGCGTCTTCCGTGACACCCCGATCGGCGCCCACCAGGCGATCGCCCACCCCCTCGCGCAGGCCCACATCGAGATCGAGATGGCGCGACTGATGACCCAGAAGGCCGCCGCGCTCCTCGACGCCGGCGACGACATGGGTGCTGGCGAGGCGGCCAACATGGCGAAGTACGCCTCCGCCGAGGCCGCCTGCAACGCCGTCGACCGCGCCGTCCAGACCCTCGGCGGCAACGGCGTCACCCAGGAGTACGGCGTCGCCGCCCTCCTCGTCGCCACCCGCGTCATGCGCATCGCCCCGGTCAGCAAGGAGATGATCCTGAACTTCGTCGCGATGCACTCGTTGGGACTGCCGAAGTCCTACTGA
- a CDS encoding SRPBCC family protein has protein sequence MGLLRPLGGEVSVRMAASPETVWDLVSDVTRIGEFSPETFEARWTRGSTGPELGATFAGHVKRNGVGPTYWVPCTVTRCEPQQVFEFSVGTSSMTVNNWGYRLRPDGDGTVVTEYFRLEPSLPIRAYWLLLGRLRGRTNERGMRTTLERMRTVVEA, from the coding sequence ATGGGCCTGCTGCGGCCGCTCGGCGGCGAGGTGTCGGTACGGATGGCGGCGTCACCGGAGACGGTGTGGGACCTGGTCAGCGACGTCACGCGCATCGGCGAGTTCTCCCCCGAGACCTTCGAGGCGCGCTGGACGCGCGGCTCGACCGGCCCCGAGCTCGGCGCCACCTTCGCCGGTCACGTCAAGCGCAACGGCGTCGGCCCGACGTACTGGGTGCCGTGCACGGTGACGCGCTGTGAGCCGCAGCAGGTCTTCGAGTTCTCCGTCGGCACGTCGTCGATGACGGTCAACAACTGGGGCTACCGGCTCCGGCCCGACGGTGACGGCACGGTCGTGACGGAGTACTTCCGGCTCGAGCCGAGCCTGCCGATCCGCGCGTACTGGCTGCTGCTCGGCCGGCTGCGCGGACGCACCAACGAGCGCGGCATGCGTACGACGCTGGAGCGGATGCGGACGGTGGTGGAGGCATGA
- a CDS encoding acyl-CoA carboxylase subunit beta, whose protein sequence is MSDVMSNREAMLAKLAELDAEHAKAVAGGGEKSVARHRARGKLLPRERIELLIDEGSAFLELSPLAGWGSDFTVGASVVTGIGVVEGVQCLIVAHDPTVKGGASNPWTVKKIFRANQIAEENDLPMISLVESGGADLPTQKEIFIPGGRLFRDLTRASARKQPTIALVFGNSTAGGAYVPGMSDYTVMVKEQAKVFLGGPPLVKMATGEEADDESLGGAEMHARTSGLADYLAVDEHDAIRIGRRIVARLNRPSRRSSSSRPLDHQGAYAEPDADPDELLDLIPSDLKEPFDPREVIARICDGVSPANRVAFDEFKPLYGSSLVTGWAQLHGHPIGILANAQGVLFSEEAQKATQFIQLANQSDTPLLFLHNTTGYMVGREYEQGGIIKHGSQMINAVSNSRVPHLTVIMGASYGAGNYGMNGRAYDPRFLFTWPSAKSAVMGPAQLAGVLSIVARAAAEAKGTAYDEEGDAQMRAFIEASVEEQSLPFFLSGMLYDDGVIDPRDTRTVLGICLSVIAQTAIEGTDRFGVFRT, encoded by the coding sequence ATGAGCGACGTCATGAGCAACCGCGAGGCGATGCTCGCGAAGCTCGCGGAGCTGGACGCCGAGCACGCGAAGGCGGTTGCCGGAGGTGGCGAGAAGAGCGTCGCGCGTCACCGGGCCCGCGGCAAGCTGCTCCCGCGTGAGCGCATCGAGCTGCTGATCGACGAGGGCAGCGCGTTCCTCGAGCTCTCGCCACTGGCCGGGTGGGGCTCGGACTTCACCGTCGGCGCCAGCGTCGTCACCGGGATCGGTGTGGTCGAGGGCGTCCAATGCCTGATCGTCGCGCACGACCCGACCGTCAAGGGCGGGGCGAGCAACCCGTGGACGGTGAAGAAGATCTTCCGCGCCAACCAGATCGCGGAGGAGAACGACCTCCCGATGATCTCGCTGGTGGAGTCGGGCGGGGCGGACCTGCCGACCCAGAAGGAGATCTTCATCCCCGGCGGGCGGCTCTTCCGGGACCTCACCCGCGCCAGCGCCCGCAAGCAGCCGACGATCGCGCTGGTCTTCGGCAACTCCACCGCCGGCGGCGCCTACGTGCCGGGCATGAGCGACTACACCGTGATGGTGAAGGAGCAGGCGAAGGTCTTCCTCGGCGGACCGCCGCTGGTGAAGATGGCCACCGGCGAGGAGGCGGATGACGAGTCGCTCGGCGGCGCCGAGATGCACGCACGCACCTCCGGCCTGGCCGACTACCTCGCCGTCGACGAGCACGACGCCATCCGGATCGGGCGACGGATCGTGGCGCGACTGAATCGCCCCTCCCGTCGGTCGAGCTCGTCGAGACCCCTCGACCACCAAGGGGCCTACGCCGAACCCGACGCCGACCCCGACGAGCTGCTCGACCTGATCCCGAGCGACCTCAAGGAGCCGTTCGACCCGCGCGAGGTGATCGCGCGGATCTGTGACGGGGTGAGCCCGGCCAACCGGGTCGCCTTCGACGAGTTCAAGCCGCTCTACGGCTCGAGCCTGGTCACCGGGTGGGCGCAGCTGCACGGCCACCCGATCGGCATCCTCGCCAACGCCCAGGGGGTGCTGTTCAGCGAGGAGGCGCAGAAGGCCACGCAGTTCATCCAGCTGGCCAACCAGAGCGACACCCCGCTGCTCTTCCTGCACAACACCACCGGCTACATGGTCGGGCGCGAGTACGAGCAGGGCGGGATCATCAAGCACGGCTCGCAGATGATCAACGCCGTCTCCAACTCACGCGTCCCGCACCTGACGGTGATCATGGGCGCGTCGTACGGCGCGGGGAACTACGGCATGAACGGACGCGCCTACGACCCGCGGTTCCTCTTCACCTGGCCCAGCGCGAAGTCCGCTGTCATGGGCCCGGCGCAGCTCGCCGGCGTCCTGTCCATCGTCGCCCGCGCAGCGGCCGAGGCGAAGGGGACGGCGTACGACGAGGAGGGCGACGCGCAGATGCGCGCCTTCATCGAGGCGTCGGTCGAGGAGCAGTCGCTGCCGTTCTTCTTGTCCGGGATGCTCTACGACGACGGGGTCATCGATCCGCGCGACACCCGCACCGTGCTGGGCATCTGCCTGTCCGTCATCGCCCAGACCGCCATCGAGGGCACCGACCGATTCGGGGTGTTCCGCACGTGA
- a CDS encoding HelD family protein produces MTEQNQGDEDLYAREVAAEQRFVDRVQTRLEAAARSAQELAQEGHNRARLGHEGGLVERDAMVFQAAKRLATLDAAHEGLVFGRLDLDPELDPEPRYIGRLGLRDEARDTLLIDWRAPAASVFYQATAATPQGVVRRRVLRSTGTTVIGVEDELLDDSVETDLPILGEGALMAQLSRARDRSMHSIVATIQAEQDEAIRAPLKGVVTISGGPGTGKTVVALHRAAYLLFTDRRRYETGGVLIVGPSGVFMRYIERVLPSLGETAVALRSLGEVVDGLRAERRDEPAVADVKGSARMAELMRRLARQAVPGAPRHFRMFYRDDVLQLSGKELGAVRRQLLSKGRRNRQINQVPRALADALWRQVRSERGRERGYGEFVDDLLSDDAFVEFALAWWPAVDGPTVLGWLRDPEVRARVAEGILSADEQALLTKSWSEVRATHWSVEDVALIDELRYAVGDLPTVVEHGERSLIGTRGDEDEAPTREEVTTVSDRELAGRPGWSPPQHKIEDDGYAHVLIDEAQDLTPMQWRMVGRRGRRATWTIVGDPAQSSWPEPREAQAARDAALEGKPIHAFHLSKNYRNSSEIYEFAAAYADRVGLDADLPEAVRSTGVHPEERTVDDLADGVRAAVGELAAEVAGTVGIVVPHARRRQVQEWLESWPEHADDAAGGANARIPVLVGLETKGLEFDAIVVVEPDEIETESSTGRATLYVVYTRATQRMVAVREG; encoded by the coding sequence GTGACCGAGCAGAACCAGGGCGACGAGGACCTCTACGCGCGCGAGGTCGCCGCCGAGCAGCGCTTCGTCGACCGGGTCCAGACCCGCCTCGAGGCCGCCGCGCGCAGCGCCCAGGAGCTCGCGCAGGAGGGTCACAACCGGGCTCGACTCGGCCACGAGGGTGGGCTCGTCGAGCGTGACGCGATGGTCTTCCAGGCGGCCAAACGGCTCGCGACGCTCGACGCCGCGCACGAGGGCCTGGTCTTCGGGCGCCTCGACCTCGACCCCGAGCTGGACCCCGAACCCCGCTACATCGGCCGGCTCGGCCTGCGCGACGAGGCCCGCGACACCCTGCTCATCGACTGGCGTGCCCCCGCCGCGTCGGTATTCTACCAGGCCACGGCCGCGACCCCCCAGGGCGTCGTACGCCGACGGGTCCTGCGCAGCACCGGCACCACGGTCATCGGGGTGGAGGACGAGCTGCTCGACGACTCGGTCGAGACCGACCTGCCGATCCTCGGCGAGGGCGCGCTCATGGCGCAGCTGTCCCGGGCCCGCGACCGGTCGATGCATTCCATCGTCGCCACCATCCAGGCCGAGCAGGACGAGGCGATCCGCGCGCCGCTCAAGGGCGTCGTCACCATCTCCGGCGGACCCGGCACCGGCAAGACGGTCGTCGCGCTGCACCGCGCGGCGTACCTCCTCTTCACCGACCGCCGCCGCTACGAGACCGGCGGGGTGCTGATCGTCGGCCCCTCCGGCGTCTTCATGCGCTACATCGAGCGCGTGCTGCCCTCCCTCGGCGAGACCGCCGTGGCGTTGCGCTCGCTCGGCGAGGTCGTCGACGGGTTGCGCGCCGAGCGCCGCGACGAGCCGGCCGTCGCCGACGTCAAGGGTTCGGCGCGGATGGCCGAGCTGATGCGCCGCCTCGCCCGCCAGGCCGTCCCGGGCGCGCCGCGCCACTTCCGGATGTTCTACCGCGATGACGTCCTGCAGCTCAGCGGCAAGGAGCTCGGCGCGGTCCGCCGCCAATTGCTGTCGAAGGGCCGTCGCAACCGGCAGATCAACCAGGTGCCGCGGGCCCTTGCGGACGCGCTGTGGCGCCAGGTGCGCAGCGAGCGCGGTCGTGAGCGTGGGTACGGCGAGTTCGTCGACGACCTGCTCTCCGACGACGCGTTCGTCGAGTTCGCCCTGGCCTGGTGGCCGGCGGTCGACGGCCCGACGGTGCTGGGCTGGCTGCGCGACCCCGAGGTGCGCGCCCGCGTGGCCGAGGGCATCCTGAGCGCCGACGAGCAGGCGCTCCTGACGAAGTCGTGGTCCGAGGTGCGCGCCACCCACTGGTCGGTCGAGGACGTCGCGCTCATCGACGAGCTCCGGTACGCCGTGGGGGACCTGCCCACGGTGGTCGAGCACGGAGAGCGGTCGCTGATCGGCACGCGCGGTGACGAGGACGAGGCGCCGACCCGCGAGGAGGTCACGACCGTGTCCGACCGCGAGCTGGCGGGTCGTCCGGGGTGGTCTCCGCCGCAGCACAAGATCGAGGACGACGGCTACGCCCACGTCCTGATCGACGAGGCGCAGGACCTGACCCCGATGCAGTGGCGGATGGTCGGGCGCCGCGGCCGGCGCGCCACCTGGACGATCGTGGGAGACCCGGCGCAGTCGTCGTGGCCCGAGCCGCGCGAGGCACAGGCCGCCCGCGACGCCGCGCTGGAGGGCAAGCCGATCCACGCCTTCCACCTGTCGAAGAACTACCGCAACTCCTCGGAGATCTACGAGTTCGCCGCCGCCTACGCCGACCGCGTCGGCCTCGACGCCGACCTGCCCGAGGCGGTGCGCTCGACCGGCGTGCACCCCGAGGAGCGCACCGTCGACGACCTCGCCGACGGCGTGCGCGCCGCGGTCGGTGAGCTCGCCGCGGAGGTCGCCGGCACCGTCGGGATCGTGGTCCCGCACGCGCGCCGCCGTCAGGTCCAGGAGTGGCTCGAGAGCTGGCCCGAGCACGCCGACGACGCCGCGGGCGGGGCGAACGCTCGCATCCCGGTGCTCGTCGGGTTGGAGACCAAGGGCCTGGAGTTCGACGCGATCGTCGTAGTCGAGCCCGACGAGATCGAGACCGAGTCGAGCACCGGCCGCGCGACGCTCTACGTCGTCTACACCCGCGCCACCCAGCGAATGGTCGCGGTGCGCGAGGGCTGA
- a CDS encoding enoyl-CoA hydratase family protein, with protein MTALVQYDVEGPLARITLDSPHNRNALSRQLVTELLAALERAGDDDGVRVVQLGATGSVFCSGADLSEASSVPMEEGARGIVEVQRRILALPKPVVTRLQGAVRAGGTGIVAASDVVVAAERATFALTEVKLGLAPAVISLTVLPRMTSRAAALTCLGGEVFDAHAARDYGLVTTVVPTDELDAAVAAQVASLATGAPQGLRETKALLTRDLLAGIDQHAETVIAQSARLFGSPEAREAMAAFLSRAKG; from the coding sequence ATGACCGCACTGGTGCAGTACGACGTCGAGGGGCCGCTCGCCCGGATCACCTTGGACTCCCCGCACAATCGCAACGCCCTGTCGCGTCAGCTCGTGACCGAGCTGCTCGCCGCGCTCGAGCGGGCCGGGGACGATGACGGCGTTCGCGTGGTGCAGCTGGGCGCGACCGGGTCCGTGTTCTGCTCCGGCGCCGACCTGTCGGAGGCGTCGAGCGTGCCGATGGAGGAGGGGGCGCGCGGGATCGTCGAGGTGCAGCGCCGCATCCTGGCCCTGCCCAAGCCGGTGGTGACCCGGTTGCAGGGGGCGGTGCGCGCGGGCGGCACGGGGATCGTCGCTGCCAGCGACGTCGTCGTCGCGGCAGAGCGCGCGACGTTCGCCCTCACCGAGGTGAAGCTCGGCCTGGCCCCGGCCGTCATCTCGCTGACGGTCCTGCCGCGGATGACCTCCCGCGCCGCTGCGCTCACCTGTCTCGGCGGCGAGGTGTTCGACGCCCACGCCGCCCGCGACTACGGCCTGGTCACCACCGTCGTACCGACCGATGAGCTCGACGCCGCGGTCGCCGCGCAGGTGGCGAGCCTCGCGACCGGAGCGCCCCAGGGCCTGCGGGAGACCAAGGCGCTGTTGACCCGCGACCTGCTGGCCGGCATCGACCAGCACGCCGAGACCGTCATCGCGCAGAGCGCGCGGCTGTTCGGCTCGCCCGAGGCGCGCGAGGCCATGGCGGCGTTCCTCTCGCGCGCCAAGGGCTGA
- a CDS encoding ATP-binding protein, translated as MIKRATISTLLVANRGEIASRVFATCRRLGIRTVAVHSDADAGLPFVAEADLAVRLPGNSPAETYLRADLVLDAARRTGADAIHPGYGFLSENADFARAVIDAGLTWVGPAPASIEQMGSKIAAKQLMNAAGVPCLDDLDPSALSDADLPVLVKTSAGGGGRGMRVVRDLESLSTAVDSARDEAASAFGDGAVFVEPYVERGRHVEVQVVGTADGVLVLGDRDCSLQRRHQKVVEEAPAPGIRDEVRTALHEAARAAAAAIDYRGAGTVEFLYDAATERFYFLEMNTRLQVEHPVTEAVFGIDLVEAQLAVAEGRPVVARASSSVEPVETNGHAVEVRLYAEDPAHDYQPQSGRLDTFEVPDVDVRFGPLAAPGLRLDAGFGSGDEVGTHYDAMLAKLISWAPTREQAVRRLHGALRRARIHGVVTNRDQLLAVLEDDRFLAGEVSTAFLAEPAAARSQPPYAAALAAYAVAVTRTELQAARRCTQPRIPAGWRNVLSAPHRLVLDAGEVTWHGPGAGRPAYTLLSVAIEGSEDPGVVEVLTARVEAATATVALVHDGITHTYVVAESLAPDGDGARYDVDGPHGHHAFVVGPRFTDPADQVAAGSLLAPMPGSVVRVAVEAGQEVRAGDPVLVLEAMKMQHTVSAPTDGVVSQLPVSAGQQVAAGDVLAVVEAVEVDPTHEEPA; from the coding sequence GTGATCAAGCGAGCCACGATCAGCACGCTGCTCGTCGCCAACCGCGGCGAGATCGCCAGCCGGGTCTTCGCCACCTGCCGGCGCCTCGGGATCCGCACCGTCGCCGTCCACTCCGACGCCGACGCGGGTCTGCCGTTCGTCGCCGAGGCCGACCTCGCCGTCCGCCTGCCCGGCAACAGCCCCGCCGAGACCTACCTGCGCGCCGACCTGGTGCTCGACGCCGCACGGCGTACCGGTGCGGACGCCATCCATCCGGGCTACGGGTTCCTGTCGGAGAACGCCGACTTCGCCCGCGCCGTCATCGACGCCGGGCTGACCTGGGTCGGTCCGGCGCCTGCGTCGATCGAGCAGATGGGCTCGAAGATCGCCGCCAAGCAGCTCATGAACGCTGCCGGGGTCCCGTGCCTCGACGACCTCGACCCGAGCGCCCTCAGCGACGCCGACCTGCCCGTGCTGGTGAAGACCAGCGCGGGCGGAGGCGGGCGGGGTATGCGCGTGGTCCGTGACCTCGAGTCCCTGTCAACCGCGGTCGATTCCGCGCGGGACGAGGCGGCATCGGCGTTCGGTGACGGAGCGGTCTTCGTGGAGCCGTATGTCGAACGCGGCCGGCACGTCGAGGTGCAGGTCGTCGGGACCGCTGACGGCGTACTGGTCCTCGGGGACCGGGACTGCTCGTTGCAGCGCCGTCACCAGAAGGTGGTCGAGGAGGCGCCTGCCCCGGGGATCCGCGACGAGGTGCGCACCGCCCTGCACGAGGCCGCGCGCGCAGCCGCCGCGGCGATCGACTACCGCGGCGCCGGCACCGTCGAGTTCCTGTACGACGCCGCGACCGAACGCTTCTACTTCCTGGAGATGAACACCCGCCTGCAGGTCGAGCACCCGGTCACCGAGGCGGTCTTCGGCATCGACCTGGTCGAGGCGCAGCTGGCAGTGGCCGAGGGGCGTCCGGTGGTCGCGCGCGCATCTTCGTCGGTCGAGCCTGTCGAGACCAACGGCCACGCCGTCGAGGTCCGGCTCTACGCCGAGGACCCGGCACACGACTACCAGCCGCAGAGCGGTCGCCTCGACACCTTCGAGGTGCCCGACGTCGACGTTCGCTTCGGCCCCCTCGCCGCCCCGGGCCTCCGGCTGGACGCCGGCTTCGGCTCCGGCGACGAGGTCGGCACGCATTACGACGCGATGCTGGCGAAGCTGATCAGCTGGGCGCCCACCCGCGAGCAGGCCGTCCGCCGGCTCCACGGAGCGCTCCGGCGTGCCCGCATCCACGGTGTCGTCACCAACCGCGACCAGCTGCTCGCGGTGCTCGAGGACGACCGGTTCCTCGCCGGTGAGGTCAGCACGGCGTTCCTCGCCGAACCCGCCGCTGCCCGTTCCCAGCCGCCGTACGCCGCAGCGCTGGCCGCGTACGCGGTCGCGGTCACCCGCACCGAGCTGCAGGCCGCTCGCCGGTGCACGCAGCCGCGCATCCCGGCCGGGTGGCGCAACGTGCTGTCCGCTCCGCACCGGCTGGTGCTGGACGCGGGCGAGGTCACCTGGCACGGACCGGGAGCCGGCCGTCCGGCGTACACCCTGCTGAGCGTCGCGATCGAGGGCAGCGAGGACCCAGGTGTGGTCGAGGTCCTCACGGCACGCGTCGAAGCCGCCACGGCTACCGTCGCGCTGGTGCACGACGGCATCACCCACACCTACGTCGTCGCCGAGTCGCTCGCCCCCGACGGGGACGGCGCGCGCTACGACGTGGACGGACCGCACGGTCACCACGCCTTCGTCGTCGGTCCCCGCTTCACCGACCCCGCCGACCAGGTCGCGGCCGGCTCCCTGCTGGCACCCATGCCGGGCAGCGTGGTGCGCGTCGCGGTCGAGGCCGGACAGGAGGTCCGTGCCGGTGACCCCGTGCTGGTCCTCGAGGCCATGAAGATGCAGCACACCGTGTCCGCCCCCACCGACGGCGTCGTCAGCCAGCTCCCGGTCAGCGCCGGGCAGCAGGTCGCCGCCGGTGACGTCCTCGCCGTCGTCGAGGCCGTCGAAGTCGATCCCACCCACGAGGAGCCCGCATGA